One Thermus amyloliquefaciens genomic window, AGCGTAATCCCTTGACAACCCCCCGCCCCCCGCGCTACCCTCGCCTCAAAGGAGGCCATCATGTCTGTCTTGACCCGCCTGGAGAAGCGCCTAAAGGAGAAGGCCAAGCCCCGCCTCGAGGAGCGCCTCACTCTGCGCCTGGATCCCGCCACCCATAGCGCCCTGGAAGCCCTCGCCAGGGAGCACGGTATGACGCTTTCCGAGCTCGCCCGAGAGGCCCTGACCGGAGGAGTACCGAGCTAGGGCGACAAAAGAGAAGGCGCAAGAGCCGCCTAACGAGCAACCCGAAGAGCCTTCCGACACGCCCCCCTCCGACACGCCCCCCTCTTCTCCGGGGCCGCCCAGGAGTAGACCGCCATGACCGACCCCGAGGACTACCCCCTCCTCAGAGGCCAGACGGCCCTCCTGGCCCAGGCCCTGCGCCTGGTGAGCCGGGACGGGTACACCTGGTGGCAGGTCCAGACGGCCCCCGTGGAGAAGGTCTTGGCCGCCGTGAAGAAGCTGGACGAGAAACACGCGGTCCTCATCGCCCCCAAGGCCCGGGCCATCCGGAAGGAGGCCCGCCTCCCCGTGGCCCACCTCCTCCTGGCCCCGGTGAGCGTGATGCCCCCGGAGAACCCTCCTCCCACCTGGCCCCTCATGCTCCTGGCCACCCAAGAGCTCCCCGGGGAGAGGATGCAGCGGGTGGAGGACCGCCCCCTTACCTGGGTGGCGTGGAGGAAGGAGGCCTGGCGGGCCACGTACGTGCTCAAACCGGACCAGCGTGGGCGGTGGACATGGTTCCTCACCAAGGAGTTCCACCGGGCCCTCCTGGAGGAGGCCCTGGCCTACGCCGCCGAAGGGGACTGGAGGGCCCTCGTGGGCCACATGAAGGCCCTGGGGAACCTGCCCATGTTCAGCGGGGTGTGGAGCCAGGTCCAGGAGATCCGCCGCAGGGTGCAGAAGCTCTGGGGGGACCGGCACCTGCGGGATCCCTCGGGCCAATGGAAGGCCCCGCCCTGGCGGAAGGCCGTGGAGGCGTGGCCCAAGGCCCCCCTCTCCCCCATCGGGATGCGCCTCTACCCCGAGGAGCCTCCCCGGACCCTCGGGGAGTGGTGGGAGGTCCACCGGAAGGGGGCGGAGGGTGATCCGGCGCCTCGCCGGGGTCCTCTGGGCCCTGGCCCAGACTCTCCCCGACCCCGAGCGGGACCCCGACCTGGGGCCCTTCTGCACCTACCTGCGCCAGAAGTACGGCCGCCACGCCCTGGACCTCTCCCCCGGGGCCTGGGAGGAGGGCCTCCTGGACCTCATCGCCGAGACCATCGCCGAGGGGTGGGACCGCTATGGGGCCCCCTCGGCCGCCCGGGATCCCGAGGGGGAGGGGTACATCGCCAGCGCCGAGGTGGGCCCGGAAACCATCCTCGCGCGGGGCCAGACGAAGCGGGAGGCCTACCGGGAGGCCCGGAGGGCGTGGGTGCGGCGGCTTTTGGGGTAGACGGGACGGTCCAGCTGGAGTGACCGGATCCCAAGGAGGGCTGCTTTGTCTGGGTGGCCTGGTCCGGCACGGCCGGAGGCGGGGTCCATCGGGACCGGAGCCGGATCGCCCGCCACGAGCTCATGCCCCACCTTTCCCCCACCTCCGGGGAACACCTGAACTGAGCCCGGGATGACCTCCTTGCCCGGGCCTGGGAGTCCATTGAGGCCTACGGCCGCGAAGGCCGAGGGGAGGGAGGCGGGGAAGGCCCCCTGGTCTACGCCCTCTTCCAGGGAGAGGAGCTCCGCCTGGTCGTCGTTCCGGAGGGCCCCATCCTGCCCGACCGGACGGCCTAGGCCCCGCCTTCTCCCAGGTGGGGAGGGCCTCCAAGAGGAGGCGAGAGAGGGCCCTGGGGTCCGAGAGGCGCCGGCTGGCGTCCAGGATCTCAATCCCCAAGAGCCTTCCCTCCCTGTCCCAGTCCAGGGCCACCCCGGGGCTACCTCCTCCACCGTGGCGGGGCCCTCCCCGAAGGCGATGTAGAGGGCATCGGCTTCCGGGTCGTAGGTGATTCGCATGCTTCCTCCTTTCAGAGACCCCCCTTGGGCAGGAAGTAGACGTAAACGGTGATGACCACTAAGGCGTCCTCTTCCTCCACGAAGATGGGCCGAACCTGCTTGGCATTGTAGCGCCGACCGTTCCACTCCCCCGCGAAAGGGAACTCTAGGGTGGCGCTCCACCTTCCCTCCAGGGCTGGCGCCCAGGGGGCTTCCCGTATGGCCCGCTCCACCTCTTCCTGGGTGGCTCCTCGGGCGAGGCGCATACGAGCGTGGGCGGTGAGCCGGACGGGCTTCTCCCGCACGCCCCTGAGCTTACCCAAGGAGGGCCGCTTTGTCTGGGTGGCCTAGGCCCTTCGGTGCGCCCTTCCGGAATCGCCCCAAGGGGGTGAGCGCCCGCTCAGCGCCGGGGGTGAGCGGTAAGCGCTCACCCTGAGCGCCTGGGTAGACTGCGGTCATGGACCACTCGGAAGGGGAAGACCTCGGCCAGACCCTCCTGCCCCCCACCTGGCCGCCCGGGCCCTGGGGGTCTCCCCGGCCACCCTCCGGCGCTACGCCGCCCTGTGGGAGGGGGTGGTGGGCCCCTGCCCCGGGACCCCCGGGGGGCCGGCTCTGGCCCAAGGAGGCCCTGGCCCGCCTCCAGGCGGCCAGGGAGGTCCACCTTCGGGAAGGCCTCCCCCTGGAGGAGGCCCTGGCCCGGGTCCAGGGGGACTTCCCGGCCGCCGGCCTCGCCCTCCCCTCCGAGGGGGAGGCCCTGGCCCTCCTCCGGGCCCTGGCCGAGCGGCTGGAGCGGGTGGAGGGGGAGCTCCGGGCCCTGCGGGAGGAGAACGCCCGCCTCAGGGAGGTCCTGAAGGCCCTGGAGCCCCCGGTCAGCGAAGCTACCTTGAGGAGGCGGCCCTGGTGGCGGTTCTGGGGGCGGTGAGGGGCCTTTTGCTTCCTAGGATCCCGGGGTGATCGGCCCACGCTGGCTGGCGAAACTCATGGACCGGCCGGTATCATGCAAAAAGAAGCCCCGGCCAGTTAGGCCGAGACCTCCCCGCCAGGAGGCCTCCATCCTAACCCGGCCGGGAGGAAGGAGGCAAGAGTGGAAACTCCAATCCGGCCGGGAAGCCTTCATCACGAGGAAGCCCGTAAAACCCTTGCCAGCATTCTGAACCTCCTCCAGAAGGACCGCGCCCTGGGGGAGAGGGCCCTCTCCCTCTTCGCGGCCTTCTACGGCCTCCCCCTGGAGGCCCTTCGCGCCCACCTCCTGGCCCCTCCCCCCCGCTCGGAGCGGGCCCGGGAGGCCTTCCAGCGGCCCTACCTCGCCCACTTCGCCCAGACCCTCCCCCGCTACCCCTACGCCACGGACGATCCCCAGGCGGGGGTGCGCGTCTACAAGCGGGAGAACGCCCTCAAGAGGGTCTACGTCCAGGTGGGCCACTACCCCCACGCCGTCTTGCGGCTCGTGGTGGACGTGGACCTCCCCTGGCCCCAGGCGGAGGAGAGGCTTCGTGCCCTCCCCCCTCCCTGGTCCTGGTCAACCCGCGATCGGGCCACTTCCACGCCTGGTACGAGCTGGACCCCATCCCCCTCAAGCCCCCGCCCGGGCGGGAGGAGAGCCTGAAGGGGCCCTGGCCCTCCTGGCGGAGGTGGAGGCGTTGCTGGAGGCCTACTACGGGGCGGACCCCAGCTACAACGGCCTCCTCTCCCGGAACCCCTTCCTCCACCCGTCGGAGTGGACCTGGGGCGGGGGGAAGCGGTGGAGCCTGCGGGACCTGCACCGGGAGCTCCGGGGGCTCCTCCCTTCCGGGAGGCGCAAGCGGCTGGATCCGGGGCTGGCCTCCTACGGGCGGAACAGGACCCTGTTTGACCGCCTGCGGGCGGAGGCCTACGCCCAGGTGGCCTTCTTCCGGGGCGTCCCCGGGGGCCGGGAGGCCTTCCGGGCCTGGGTGGAGCAGAGGGCCCACGCCTTGAACCAGGCCCTCTTCCGGGACCACCCCAAGGGGCTCCTGAGCCCCCGGGAGGTCCACCACACGGCCAAGAGCGTGGCGAAGTGGACCTACGACCGCTACCAGGGCGGACGGGTGTACGCGGTCTCCTCCACGGGGAGGCCGGACCGCAGCCGGCTTTCCCCCAGGCCCGGGCCCTGATCCCGCCCCTCGGGGGTCAGACGCTCCAGCAGGCGGTGCAGACGGGGCCTCCCTCGGGGGGCGGAAGCGCGGATCCCGGCGGAGGCAGGAGGCCGAGGAGAAGCTCACGGAGGCCCTGCGGATCCTGCAGGTTCGGGGGGAGCGGATCACGGCCACCGCCCTGGCCCGGGAGGCGGGGGTGCACAGGAACACGGCCGCTAAGTGGCTGAAGAAGATGCGGAAGTAGCGTCCAGGACGGGGCAAACCCCCAAAAGTGCACACAAGCCTGGTGGCTATCAGAGTATACAGGCGGGGGTGCGGGGGGTGCGCCCCCGCCGGCCCCGAAGGGGCCGTATAAGCAAGCTGAGATAGTCCCCGTAGCGTAGCTAACGGCTAAAGTCCCCCCTCTTTTTCCGCAAACTGCAAAAATTCCCTTTTCCTTTGGGTAGATAACCCGAGATCCGAGAAAAAGTGAGATACCTCACATATTTACCCCGCCCGCACGCGATTTTCATCGTCCAGGACGACAAAAACCTCGGTTTCCCCCTCGAGGACCGCCCCTAAAACGGCTTTTAAGGCGGGGGGTGGACGGGGGGCACCCCCTTTACCCCTCCCCCGCCCCCCGGCCTTCTAGGGGTCTTAGGACGGGCCAGGGACCCCTTCCCGGGGGAGGGTGGGACCCGGAGAAGAGGGAGGCCGGGCCTCTACTCGGGGCGGCGGGGGAACCCCCGCATAAACCCCACACTCCTTGAGGCCTAGGATCCCGGGCCTTTCCCCAGCATAATCTTGCCGCGATCCTGGGGCTTTCCCCGCAAGCCTATGCACCCGGCCCCCGGTTTTCCGGCTTCCTGACGGCCTTTCTTGCGCGAAAGGTGGCTTTCGTGCACCTACCCCCCTGGAAGGGCCTGAGCGGGCTTTTGAGGCGGGGGGGGAGAGGGGGTCAAGGGGGAATAGCCCCCTCCCCCACCCCCGGCCTTCTAGGGGCCTTAGGGCGGGCCGTGGGCCCCTCGGGGGTGCGGTGTGGCCTCACCGAGAATCTCATGGAGAGGTGCGGCGGGGAACGAAGATGCGGGACCAAAAGCCCGGGCCTTTTCCGAGGAACCGTAGAAGTGCAAGTTTCAGCTGGCTTTCTCGCAGAGGACAGCGCCAGAAGTTTCTAATAATCGAGGAGCCGGCCGCTGCGCCTTCCCCAGCTATAACTGTGGGCAAATGCCACGCCGCCAACCAACACCCAAAACACGGTTACAGCCAGTAGCGGCCCGAACCCCTCTCCTAGAAAAACCCTAACCGCCCATTCCAAGGGATTCAGCGTGTTCAATGTGCGTAAGGCTAAGGGTAACTTTTCCCCTGGCACGAAGAACCCGGAAAAAAGGAGAAGATAAAAGGTGAGCATCTCGGTAAAGCTCCCCACTTGCTTGTAGCGCAGTGAGGCTGCGAGCAACGAAAGGCCGAGCCCCCAAACGCCTGTCAGCGCCAGCAAGCTGGCGGCCAGCGCTTCCGGCCCGAGGCCAGCCAGCGAAACACCGCTCAGCCTAGCGTAAACTGCTAGGGCAGCGACCCAGGGCAGGGCCATCGAAAGCTCAGCGAGGGAGAGCGCAACGACAAGGGCCGCGGGGGAGTGGGGCGAGGCGAGCAACCGGCCTAGCGTGCCCAGATAAGCTTCCTCCAGAAAGAAGTTGGCCATCCTTGCCAGCAAGTGCGCGGCGAGATACCAGAGTAAAAATCCGGCTACGTAGGCCGGTCGCGCTGAATACCCCTGGCTGGTATACAGAATGGCGGTAAAGAAAAACACCTTCACTAAAAGTCCAAGCGCATAATCGGTAAAATAGCGCCTCTGAAGGGCAAAGCTGCGTGCCAGAAAAGCGCGAAAAAGGGGAGTCACCGGTACACCTCCAAAAGCCAATTCCGGAGCGTTTCTGGGTCATGGACCCCTTTGGCTGCGAGATCCGAACGAACCGCGATCTCGCGAACTTCACCTCCTTTCAGCACTATGAAACGGTCGGCAACTTCCCAGGCCAAAACCGGGTCGTGCGTGGTAATGAGAACCGTGGGGAGTTCCTTGATACGCGCAATGAGGTCGTTTTGCGATTGGAGATCGAGCCCCAAGGTCGGTTCATCGAGGACATAGGCCGCAGCTTCCTGTATCAGGGTGCTGGCAAGGGCGAGTCGCTGTTTCTGTCCACGCGAGAGGTTCTGGGCCAACCGGTCTCTCGCTTCCCCCAGACCAAACGCGGACAGCAACTCTAAGCCTTTCTCACGGATGGTGCGTTCGGGGACACCCGCGAGCCTGCCGTAAAAAAGCAAGTTCTCCCAGGCTGTCAGGTATCCGTAGAGGTTCTCGGCCTCCTCAAAAAGAAAGCTTAGCCAGCGCCGTTTGCCCGGAGTAGGGCGGCTTCCGAACACCTTAAGCTCGCCGGCATCTGGTTCCACCAACCCAGCGATGATCTTCACCAACGTGGTCTTGCCTGCCCCGTTCGGACCGAGGAGAACTACCCGCTCCCCCGTCCGCAGGAAAAAATCTACTCCCCGGAGGGCAGGTGTCCCCCGGGGTAGGTTTTCACGACACCTTTAGCTTCAACGACGTACGGCTGCCCCCAGACTTGACCGTTATACCGCATAGAGCCCCAGGAACCTGAGGGCGGAGAGGGGATGGAAGGAGAAGGTCTCCAGGGCCGCCTTCTTCTTCCGCACCCCCCTGCGGTACAGCAGGGACACCAGAAAGGCCCGGAGGACCGCCAAGACTTGCGCCCCCACGCCCCGCACCTGGCAGGCGTCCTCATGGAGGAGGACGTCCCGTACCCAAAAGGACCGGTTCTCCACCTCCCACCGGGAAAGGAGAAGCTCCCCAAGCCGCCTCGCGTCCGCCTCCTCGGCTCCCAAGCTGGTGAGGGCGTAGCTCGCCGCGCGCCGTACCTCCCCCGTCCCCTTGTGCACCACCTCCCGCTCCACCCGCACCACCTGTCGGCACCCGGGAAAGGCCAAGAGCGCATCCGGCAGATAAGGGGAAGCCCAGACCCGGTAGGTCCACACCTCCCCGTCCCGCACCACCTCCCAAGCTGACTCCGTCTCCCCGGGAAGCCGCCTTTCCTCCATCCCCTTGAATACCTCCAGAGCCCACTCCAGCAGTTCCCCCTGGTTGGCCTTCAGGACGAAGAGGTATGCCCCCCTTTTTCCACCACCTTCCCCGCCACCTCCGGGTACGGGTACCCCGCGTCCCCCACCACTACCTTCCCTTTGAGCCCCTCCGCCCCCAGGCGGTCCAGGAGCTCCAGAAGCGCTTGGTCCTCCCTCCCCTCCACCCGGGCCTGGGCCAGGGTGGTCTTGAGGTGCAGGGCCAGGACCTCCACGAGCCTGACCTGGGGGCTCTTCCCCTTGCCGCTTCCCCGGAGGTGCTTCCCGTCCACCACCAGGACCCCTCCCAGGTCCACCTCGGGGAAGACCTGGAGGAGGGCCTCCTGGAGCTTCTTTGGGTCCAGACGGTGAAGGAGGAGGGTGAGGATGGTGTGGCCCGGGGGTTGCGCAGGCCCAGGTGGGGCAAGAGGTGAGGGTTGGCCCGGGCGAAACGTTCCACGCCGCGCAGGGAGTCCACGCGGGCGAGAAAGGCCACCAAGATGAGGGCCAACAAGCCCCACAAGGGATACCGCCGGTTGCGGGCCCTGGGGTCGGGGACTTGGGACAAGGCCTCGCGTAGGGTCATGCCCCCTCTTTACCCCAAGGCCGCATATCGGTCAAGTCTGGGCTGCCCCTTCGTTGATGAGACCGCCACGGCCCTCAGTCTTGTAGTAGAGATCCGTCGAAATCGCCGTACTGTAGACAAATCGCTGAAAGGCCCCCAGGAAACCCGTCAGAAGGGCGAGGTATGTGGAGCGTATGGGAACCTCACCGTCATCCACCGCCCGTACCCAAACCCGGGGATCGTGCGCGCTGCTCTCGAGCCGATCCTTGGATTCCCTTAGAGCATCGAGGTAGGGTCCAAAGTACTCCTTGACTTTGGCGAATTGCGCCTGTTCCTTCTTGAAGGTTTCCACGAGGTTTTGTGCTTTGATCGCACTGGCCATTTCATCAAAGAGAACTGTGTTCAAATCAAGTAGCACCTTTCCTGAAAGCTCTTTGCGAAGCACATCAGGTTCGAGCTTTGGAGCCAGCGGGTTACCCGGATATTTCTCAATAGCGATGTCTTCGAGCATCATGGTGTAAGCAGCATCAATGTCGCGCAAGCGCTGCTTTGCGGTTGCCGCAAGGTCCAGGCTCTGGTTGTGGTGAGAAAGTGCCTCGTCGTACGAACCGTTAAATGCTGCAATGATGGCTTCCTCATATGCGGTGTTCGCAGCGAGAAGGGTTTCAAGCGTCATACCAACGACCCGACTCACACGAGCTGCGGAAGAAACGAGCATTATCTTTTTGGTCGGTTTGTGATTGATTCCACCTATACCCTAACTGTTGCTCTCCAACATGAGAATTTGGTGAGCCATGGAAGGGGGCGCGGGTGCGGCTTCCCGGTGAGGCCCCTTGTGGTGCGCTTCATGGCCCGGAGGCCCCACCTCCTCCCCGCCTCCTGGGGCTTGGTCCTGGTCCTGGGGGTGGTGGAGTGGGGGAGGCTTGGGAGAGGCGGTCCTGCGCCTGCCCTTCCTCCCTCGGAGCTCTCCGGGCCTCTCCCGCCCCCCTAGGCGGCCCTGGGGCCACCTCCACCTCCCTGCCCGGCAGGAGGAGGCGGACGGGCCTCCCCTCCAGGAAGAGGGCGTAGACCAGGGGCCAGCCCTCGGGGTTAGGGGCCTCCCGGGCCCAGGCCAGGGCCTTCGCCGCCACCTCGGGCTCGTCCAGGGGAAGGAGGACCAGGCGGTAGGCGGGGGGAAGCTCCCGGAGGAGGTCCGCCTCCAGGAGGTATTGCATCAGGATCCCGTCCAGCT contains:
- a CDS encoding toxin-antitoxin system HicB family antitoxin codes for the protein MSVLTRLEKRLKEKAKPRLEERLTLRLDPATHSALEALAREHGMTLSELAREALTGGVPS
- a CDS encoding DUF5647 family protein, whose amino-acid sequence is MVNPAERLAELDGILMQYLLEADLLRELPPAYRLVLLPLDEPEVAAKALAWAREAPNPEGWPLVYALFLEGRPVRLLLPGREVEVAPGPPRGAGEARRAPREEGQAQDRLSQASPTPPPPGPGPSPRRRGGGGASGP
- a CDS encoding MerR family transcriptional regulator: MDHSEGEDLGQTLLPPTWPPGPWGSPRPPSGATPPCGRGWWAPAPGPPGGRLWPKEALARLQAAREVHLREGLPLEEALARVQGDFPAAGLALPSEGEALALLRALAERLERVEGELRALREENARLREVLKALEPPVSEATLRRRPWWRFWGR
- a CDS encoding ABC transporter permease; amino-acid sequence: MTPLFRAFLARSFALQRRYFTDYALGLLVKVFFFTAILYTSQGYSARPAYVAGFLLWYLAAHLLARMANFFLEEAYLGTLGRLLASPHSPAALVVALSLAELSMALPWVAALAVYARLSGVSLAGLGPEALAASLLALTGVWGLGLSLLAASLRYKQVGSFTEMLTFYLLLFSGFFVPGEKLPLALRTLNTLNPLEWAVRVFLGEGFGPLLAVTVFWVLVGGVAFAHSYSWGRRSGRLLDY
- a CDS encoding DUF4258 domain-containing protein, which gives rise to MREKPVRLTAHARMRLARGATQEEVERAIREAPWAPALEGRWSATLEFPFAGEWNGRRYNAKQVRPIFVEEEDALVVITVYVYFLPKGGL
- a CDS encoding primase C-terminal domain-containing protein, translated to MEALLEAYYGADPSYNGLLSRNPFLHPSEWTWGGGKRWSLRDLHRELRGLLPSGRRKRLDPGLASYGRNRTLFDRLRAEAYAQVAFFRGVPGGREAFRAWVEQRAHALNQALFRDHPKGLLSPREVHHTAKSVAKWTYDRYQGGRVYAVSSTGRPDRSRLSPRPGP